The Mercenaria mercenaria strain notata chromosome 6, MADL_Memer_1, whole genome shotgun sequence genome contains the following window.
TGCTGTGAATCAGTTTTACAGTTTTGATGGCTGTCAGTGGTCGAAACTGACATGCGAATCAGAAATTTTACACGTGTTGCATGTTAGCGCATTTCCTGCAAATTAAGcgcttgttttttctttctttgacagtttttttttctgaactggTGAGGAAAAAAGACCATCTTTAAATCGCCACACATTTTATTGTGCTACATCTTTTGTCGTGAAAATGATTATGTTGACGTAAAATTACAATTACCATACACTGTTTGAGCTGCAGAAAAAAAAGTagaataaaaacttttttcataatttttaaataatgttagatgtccatataataaaaaaagtgaaCACCATGAAGAAAATTAAAGACGATAATGACTAGGGAAAGTGATTTATTGTGTGCCTTTGTTACTTGCGCGGGGAGGAGTATAGAAGAGCAGTCACGAGACGTTCAAGAGGCTGACGGGAAATGATTAATGAGGGTATGGGTGGGGAAACCATTAATACATACGTGGGATTATTCTAAGGCTACAAGAGAGCGATTTTTTGTGTGGAAACTACTATAAAACCTTATGAGAAAATCTGTTTCTACGGCTATTTCTTACTTTTATATTCTCGGATTATGCATTTTGCGTATTTAGCAAGGTGTAAGGTAAaatatgatatgagccgtgccatgagaaaatcaacatagtgggtttgcgaccagcatggatccagaccagcctgcgcatccgcgcagtctggtcaggatccatgttgttcgcttttaaagcctattggaattggagaaactgttagcgaacagcatggatcctgcgctggtctggatccatgctggtcgcaaagccactatgttggttttctcatggcacggctcatataatgccATTATttttaaactgacatttttttggCAGGTGACCTTTCACTGACTCgtttcttttttcattaaagtCAACAGGTTTAGAAGAAgatatatacataataattaaACTTCCTTTTTATGTAACAGAATATCAAACaagtagattaaaaaaaaaatttcattatatGTTAGAGATGAAGTTGTAATATGATTATTGTGAGAGACTTACTGGTTAATCCCTTTGAGTGTATTATGTAACTTTATACCTAGTTATCGGCCGCGGACCGCCATCTAGCGAGATCTCGCGCGAAATGATTGATGTTCTCACATCTTAACGTTATATCACGTTACTGTCATACGCCTGTATATCCCATCAAAGTTCTGGTCACGTGACCTCATCAACAAAACCGCGACCCTAAATTGGACCCTTTCTCTGCGTATTTTTGAAAGTCTTTTCAACACTAAGGAGAATCAAACTAAAAAGCCTCAAGGTAACTGGAGATAACTGAAGAAATACCAAATTATGAACCCAAAgtgctgtttgtttgtttgttttgggtttaacgccgtttttcaacagtatttcagttatgtaacggcgggcagtttcctggattctgtaccagcacaaacctgttctccgcaagtaactgccaacttccccacatgaatcaaaggtggaggacgaatgatgtcagacacaatgtcttttatcaaatcgtcaaggagaacatacgccccgcacagggatcgaactcgcgaccccgagatccgtagatctgcgccctcccttattgagctaagcgggcgggtccaaAGTACTGATTCGCTGTTATTTAACCAAATCATAAAACGAAGAGTTCGGAggatacaagttttttttattacagttaaattcatatttacaatgaaattctTCTGTATATGGTAGATCAACTGACAGTCAAAAAATAAGGAGTACAAGAtcgaatgttaacagtcaaaaaATAAGCGCTAAGATCAAATACCCCCGGCTGCTCAGGGGaggggggattttgtcctacattcaGTGCGGACATACAACATAGGGCAAACAGTGCATTCCCATAAATACGTAGAGAAATGAATCCGGCCTGGTGGCTAAATACATACGAATTCACATGAGCTCATTTTTCTTATTTCACAAGATGCTTGCAGCTGTGAATATCTTGGCGTGTGAATTTGAGCGTTCCCATCTGCGTAGGGTGCCAACTTTACGTTTTCATCCATCCAACAAGCGCATGCAGGGATCGCAAAATATTGCACAATACtagaaaatgttttgaattttgagacccctGTCAACGCCTCAAATTTCCACCGTAAGGCTTTATTCTAATTAGAAAATGATATCGTTTTAATGTTTTGAATTGCGTTACGCGAGCCGAACTATATTAAATTCTTTATATGATGAAtcatcataaaaatatataagacaTAAGGAAAAGTGGAATTTATAATGTAGTTTACAAGAATTTTGTCAGAGTAATATCACATGAAACGGtatctttaattttatttacataactaaACATTTGGGCAAATGCGCTGACATAGCAATTTCAGCTGCTACACACATCTTTCAATTATATtaacttcaaatgtagaaaaggATCCTCTTTGGTCGAGCGGTTGAGGTAactgacttcatatcacttgcccctcaccgatgtgggtttgagcctcactttgggcgtagaattcttcatgtgaggaagacttCCAGCTGGAacacggaaggtcagtggttccacCTAGGTGCTCtcgtctgtgatgaaataatgccttggGTTTTTTTCTGcaccaacaaaaacctttttctGACCTATGAGtttgtcgatgtgacgttaaactcaataaaatatgtaaaacaatgcacatcaaatatattaaatatggtAGAATATAAAAACTAATGCTTTCAGAATTTAAAAGTCATTTGTTACTTCGTACTATGGCTAGTTTTACTATTTCAAACTAAATGATTATTACGTGCCTACATAAAAAAGAGCAGTAAGtgtccatttttttttcgaataataATACTTTAAATCGATGATTCAGTGTATGGGTTATTAGGAAGTTAGTTACATACCTCCGATCCAACATCAACTATCAGTACCAAGAAACCTTTCCAAATTTGTTCGaatattttaacagaatattACCACCCAACTTTAACCCTGTTTGGCCCCGTCAGTCAATACACCATATTTCATTCAGCGTAGTAATGCTTGTGACATTTcgaaacaacaacattttaattgatattgtcAGTTGCATGTTCTATTAACATTCTAACTGTTGAAAGGCTTCATCGgggcaataaaaatatttttttttgctttcttctCCAAAAAGTTCAagtatttctttttctgttttcgCGATAAATCgcttattctgaccaaattaaaAACCGGATTTTATCTTGTTCTTCTTTGGCAACTTTAtgcttagttccaccaaaataacGGACGCAAAACAGAttaatagtgatactttatttgagtaattttcgtgtgaatgagatgactcCTGTTTACACCTTTGGTATGGCGGGAAAAAACCCGtttcttaaaactttttaaatacacatcaaatgtagtcaaatactgtaaatgcagtaaacaattcaattttgagaaaaaaatcactaCTTGGGTTTTTACATTACTTGCCAATCAGAACTGACAAACATTACCTTATCCTCAGTAATTTTCCTGTACTTATTTTTTTAGAATTTGTGCTTTCTCACCTGAACATAAATTGCACGGTATCCTCGTGGGCTAATCCGCTTAAAGGGAAACTTATATATTTATCTATCATTTTCAGTCAAATTGTCTCATACGGGGagaaaaatatctcaaaatttacCTATTCAACGCAAATCCGCGTCGATCGTTTAGGATAATTTTCTGAGCAATGAATTTTAATAGAGTGTTAGCATGTTTTATAATGTGATAAAAAGGCAATAAAACACGGGGAAATGGCACGTTATCTGCTGCGTACACACGCCTCGTCGTCCCAGGTGTGTGTTTTCAGCAATAATACTGTCATTTCTGGCTGATTTAGGACGGGTAAGTTTtctttatttactactgtataaaATACCCAGTTTTTatacaagaaaataaatatatttaaacaaataagcATATTAAATATGCTATGTAAGTAGTATTTAGATAGAATTTGGGAGAATTGATGTAGGATGGGGGACCGGTATTAGGCTTTACAAGCAGGCTTTTTTCTCGATATAGGTCCAACACTGGGTGCGGCCGTGTACTTTTTTTATGAAACGTCTGTCAGGTCTAAAAGATTGTTAAAACGTTGGGCAGTTAggtgtatttaaaaatattttagataagataaaaaaaatacttttttctctCACAAAGGTCAGAAAGGTCTGTTGCTAGATGGAGGTGTGCGTAATAAATAAAAAGCACAAGAGATTGTGTTGACACACGAATCACTTTGGCGTTTATTCCCTGAAGTAGTACGAAAGAGGGTCGGGGGAAGGGGCGGGGGCTTTTGCCTACTTTTAATGTCGTttgttaaacaaacaaatttaggCCTCATTTAGTTTAAAACTCATTAACCATTGATTGTTGAAAAAGTGAATTTAGTTTCTGACGAGAACGTGTGCTTTCATGGTGAATTCTGGAGACCGCGCTCTCTGGAACTCGGACCAGCGACTTTTGGATGAAAAAAGTCCGATATTTTGCCCCAACACCGCTCAACGTGCTTCTTATTGTTCACAAAGTTCCCTCATTTATAACTAGGACACTGTGTTGCCAACACCTTTTCCAACTACATATCAAGAAAATAACTGTGTGTTACACTGTAACATTATTCCCTGCTGTGTAAATAATGATGCATCTCTCATCGAAATTCCTCGCTCTCCGAGGGGTGGTCAGAATTATTGGCCGCTGACATTACGTCTATGGGGAGCATGTTTCAACAGGTAATATCATTAATTTACTATGATTAGCCATTAATCAGTGGCCAGTACCAGCGAAATGTACCACCTGTTGAAAACTAGCTTTCTAGAATAATTATTTCGGATAGATCTATATCCCCGTGTCAGTGTGCGAATAAgaactttattttaaaagtatgaaAGTGTCAGCCGCGCAAATcagaggtcatgggttcgatcagATCAATACTGACTTTTCCCACAATGTGGACTGTCAGAATTCAGATAAGCTTCAAAGTCTGTTTAAATTCCAAATTAAATGAACAGTGCGACCACTGTAATACAATTAGACAAATGCTTTGGCATTGACATGAACCACAAATTGTATTAACGTATTACACGTTCGGTTATACGAACGACTTAAAAGAACGTAATTTTAATTAGCACGTGCATACTTCAAAGTAATTTTACTTCATTTATTGACCGGGACGTGACCATTTTCTAGTTATGACAATAAACATTCACCGCCTTGGACAAACCGGCCAGTTCCTTTGAAGagttttatgtttattgtttcaaGCAAAGCGCTGAGGGGTTCGATTAAAAACAAATGatgcattaaaatttcaaaagcagGAAATAAAATTGCATGATCTCCTGCTGATTGTTCCATGGCTTCAGTGACGTCACATGGTTGGAGAAGAACGGCCATTTTGGCAATATTTACGTTTGCTAATTACTTGATACCGCATTGATTAGTTACTCGGCTGCTCGCAAAATTAAGTATTgtattttttaggtttttttttcgaATAATGACAATTGCCAggctattttagagattttcccAGAGACGTGAGAATACTATAATCAGTCTACTATGATATTGGTCAGAGGATATAGACTGGTTATATTCACAActttaacataaaaatttaaaagaaaaatgatatacCATATCTTGTCTAGATAATGCTAGATGCACAAATTACAATTCGGCTAGAAGAAATGACCTCTTGATTGGCAGTAAAGCCAAGCAGtagaaaatatatacaattttttttttttaattgatacagAAGTTTCATATACTTGTAGCAGGTTCGTGCAATGTCGGCGTGCAGTGCCGTTTGCGTATTGGCATATAGTCTAAGTTCCATCTTAACCACAGTTCCGACTAAACCGCATTCAATCAATCAGCGTTCAGTACAAATTGAGCCATTGTAAACGTTTGTAATATCTGTCAGAAAATTGGAATTCAAAGTTGTACATCATCAATAGCAATTAGCGGTGAAATATGTAGAAGTTCTCTCTGACACTTTATCTCTGTCTCGGCGATAAGATTTCCCGTAAACCCGAGATAATCTTTGCCTTATCTCCGTTTAATGCTCCCTCAATTTACTGACGAAAACTTTCAAGAACATATACCAGTGGCTTTTAGCTatgtttttttccagtatttttttgCAGGCTGTCTAAGTAAAAAGTTACTCAGAACCTTTCATTTATTAATACACGAGAGTCGGgtaagcatatttttgacaactAAGTAAAATACCTAAAACgcacatacaatgtatataattcataaatacaaatgaatattttatagataagataaaaaaagtaaagtttaaaaaaaagaacaccaTGACGCCATAACAACGTTTGTTTAAATCCAAAAGAGTCTCTAAAACCTGGCAAAAACGCTCAAATATGGTATATACTAGTATCCTCTTGTTTATGGCAAGacgaaaaatttgaaaatgtgtctaaaTTACTGTGGTACgagttatttttgaaaataatttattgaacGGATTAATCTGTTGAACGAACCCTGATTTACTGGGTCAGTTCAGTCTTTGTAGAGTGATAACAACCTCATGATCCGTAAAATTCTTATCTTGTTCCCGCATTTGCAAAATTTATAGACATATCACGCTTTCTGCTCAATGTTATCGGTAAATCAACACGCGATTCTTAAAGACACGCCCATATGTCATGTTGTATTCAGGCTCCGCCCCTACAGAAAACATCCGTTGTTTTACTGTTTATGCTCTGCAAAGCCTACAGGCTAAACTCAAAATTATGCTTGTTTTCGTCATATGCATTCTGTACAAGAAACAATTTctgatttcttcttttaaagatatttacagtgtttatattttatagatCTACGGTCCTCACTGCCGACTTtggtaacaaaatttatttcaccCTGTTCACATATCGTCCTCGTTGCATTCAAAACAGAATGGATGCAATACAAGTTTACTTAGTGGTACGGGAGcttaacaaaaataagaaaatgtttgttcaaaCTATACAGTACAATTAGGATTCTACAACGATACCGAATCTGTTGATTCGTGTTATTTTTATACACCGAATTAGTGTTTTCTTTAGCTTTAATACTGTTTGCTTTATTCATGTTAAGCATTTAGTTGTACatacacaaatattttgatgtcCTCAAAGTAAACGTGATATATCTGTCCCGTCTGAAACATatgtttaaacagataaaataggACTTAAATGATTGaacaaaattagatatttttcagAACAATCTATTTGGATAGTTGTAAACTGTTCTGCATAAACGTATAAAtagaatttgaataaataaattaataaatatataagtagATAGataaacacatttataatgataaGTTCGTAAGTAACTTGATGaatgaaaatgaatgaatgaatgaatgaatgaataaatgaaacaaacaaacaaacaaacaaacaaacacaattttgCGATATGTAAAAACACATatgcacattttcattaaaacacggCAATATTTAAGTCGCGTCGACATATTTTACGAGCTATTTGCTCCGAGTGTTACCGCGTTTTAtctaaagttttatataaaatatgtttcagaATAAGTGAACATCTCCTATGTGACTCATTCTAAAATCCATCTGAATTAGTTGTGGTTAGCGGGTCAAAATAAGTTAACTTTAGTAGATAAAATTCAATTAAATGTGTTTTCTTATGTAAAAGTACTtgatattttatttgctttgtgATTTCACTGGAGTGCTATAATCTTTCACTATCGTATCTTCATTCCTTTCCACAAAATTTAACTTCGTTTGTATAGGATAACGAGATGGGTGGGGTGACAGAATTATTACGCCGTCTTAGAAATACAGTTTAATCAAGACCGTATTGTACAGTTGATATCAATCGCTAATCAAGCTTGTTGCATCTTGTTAGTGGACAATGGTCTTGACACATTTCAATTATGAATTCCACGGCTATTACGCATTGTGGACATTTGGTTTAATATAATTACTACGGTGACACTTTCCCTGGGGCTCGCTTTTGCGGCCGTGAGACGGACAAGGCTATTTTGTCTGCCAGGCCAGCATACTGCTGATATAAAAGAGGCAATAGATACAGCAAAAGAGAGCACACTTGCAACAAAAGatgattttagaataaaaacacatttttgttatatTACACGTATTTGTCTGCCTCAGCGGGTCTTTGTAAATTACTAAGGCCGGCGTTGAGAACAAAAATTCGAGTACACATTTGATATTACTACTTTGATAATATCGAATAAATTCATAGAAGAATTTTGGTGACCATTCAATAATTCAGCGCGGGATTTTGCAACAGACTGCTCTTTGCGTGCTAGAGCATAACCAAGTATATTATGTTTTTTAATTGAagtatgtctttttttttaaataaggcaAAAATTCACAGAAAATGGTAAATTATGACCATCGGGCATTTCACCACTCGTAAAATTACATGCGTCTAACCGAAAAAAATATGGTCACCGCATGCTGTGATGAGGAATTGCTTATGTTCAAGTCAAATTATTAGTAAttaagttctgttctgttctgttctgttctgataattataatttttatattaattttcagcTGAAAGAAGTTGTGAAGTGAACTCGCCTTATGAGTCAATGACCTCACTGGAAATAAGGGCTTTCAAGCTTTTTTCATGGGGTTTCCTTTGTCAGATCAGCACAGAATAATTGTAATACATAGACAAATAATTcttaatgttttttatttctttttattaagtcattatcaatgttttaatatatcgcATTTTCATAAGTTTGCTTTTTTAAATATCTTCCATTTTTTTGTTATCCATGCAACATGGTGTGCGTCACACATTTAGTTTTCGGAAATGTTAGcacacattttattaattttacaacCCGTGATacttgtattttcaaaattttgtttataatcttataccgaaataaatctataaatttatCTATCTTTCCACACTTAAAGTAAAGGtatcttttatttattgaaaacgGGTAGccagaaaataaattttcaatcaGTTAAAATGACCCCTAGAgaatttatatatgagccgtgccatgggaaaaccaacatagtgggtatgcgaccatccgcgcagtctggtcaggctccatgctgttcgctaacagtttctccaattccaataggctttaaaagcgaacagcatggagcctgaccagactgcgcggatgcgcaggctggtctggatccatgctggtcgcatacccactatgttggttttctcatggcacggctcatatgatttaGTATGAGACAATTTGTATAATCTTTGCTACCCCGGGAGTCTGTTGTTGATGGTTAAACTGGGACCATTTTAGAGATGCGACTGGGAATATAAGTCCGACTGTTATATTTTCTTGAGATTCGTTTTACGTTATCGTATCTCTCACGCTAAattcatatttgtttatttatcaatCTTTCGTcacatttataataacataacAAATTTTGTcgatattttgaaagaaaactaaCGAAAAGCGATGAGATGTTATTAAAACAAATCGACAAAACATCAACACTGGATATAAAAGCGTTATCCAAAATGACGGCGCACTGGGCCGAAACTTTGCACGCGTCTAGCACAGGgataaagaaaacatacattttgaCATTTAGGAAATGAAGTTgttatttttgacaatatttattcaaatttcgGAATTGAATTCGTATTACATCAACTATTTAATGCTCAGAGTACCGTTTTGGGAAAGACAATCTTCGTTTTGAACAAATTCTCCCATTTACCATTGCGACGATATCCAGACGTACCCCCTATATAGACATTGTCTTTTTTGTTGGAATTATGTATTTTTATCTTTAAGTcccataaggcttttaattttatattaaaaaaccCAGATAAatcagctgtccaaatagagagTACGAATAATGACATTGTTTCAAAAAGCACTACATGATCTTATACAATCAgcgccataaagggaggtaataaaaatatattcaatgtCGATCTGTCAACTCTTTACTAACTGAGTCGCAATCGTTAATATGGACTAATAACACTACTTCATAACTGTAGTGGGCAGCTTCACCCCAAGTATTTTGGGCAACAAGAAAAAGATGCAATACACGCGCTACTTCAATCACTTTTATTCCTTACGTAGAACGTACAATAGTGTAGCGTAGCGTAGCGTAGCGGTTATCTGAAAGTCAAAACATTCAAACTATCAGTAATCATAATACATAAAAGAATACGCATAAAACCGCATACGAACATACAAGTATTaacataaagaaaacataataCATTGTACATCTTTAACAAAGAAATTGCGGGAATCCTGCACTAGTTATGTGAACAAAGCCATTacttaataaaaatacaaatcatctaccttaacaataaaatgtgtaattgtttcaaaataaattatttgaacaaaatatttcctCCGAACAAGgcagtaaaaacaaaaaattaacttaCTGAACAATGCTATCTGTGCCCAAAACGTAGTGAATTGAAACATATAGAACTCGTGCCTTACTCGACAAATTCTAAAAATCAACTGCGCTCTGGCAAGGCGGCAAATTTGGCATTTGCATATAGTTATTATTTTCTAGGGACAGTTTGACCAACCAAAATGCAGAAAGCGCCCTCTAAgcagataaattcaaaatttcattttctatatatGGGTGACACTCATCTCTTGTGACCCTAAAGCGTTGGCAGGAACCAGAACACTATAAATTAACATTACGTTGGACAGCGGACATGATAAATGTCCATCAAAAATTAGTAAACCCGATAATCAAAACCTGAACAAATATTCTGAGTCTGAAACACCGGCCCTCGATGAACCCTTTTACTAATAAGTTCATCCATATATTTTAAGGAAGACGAAGAATATAATACTTATTtcataacaataaaaacattcaCTATCCTCCAGAAGAGTGAGACATACTAATATACTTCAgtaatatatgtacatttttacaatataGTAGCGTCTGAATATTCGATAAAGCGTTAATTCCCGTGGCTGATCATTGTTATCAGTTAACATGAAAAGTTTCCTGCTCTAACACGCATAACATCGTAATCGGCCGTACCTTTACGGACCCATTTACCTTGACCTTACATGACCTTACGAGTCCGTCTCTACCTTTGTTTACCTCGAGAACGATGCCTAATGGCCATTTCCCACGTGATGTCTGCTCATCGCAGACGAGAACGAGGTCATTTACGGACACATTCCTTTGTGTATTATGCCACTTTTGTCTTACCTGCAATGTCGGCAAATATTCACGCACCCATCTTTTCCAGAAAAGGTTTGCTAAATACTGAACTTGTCGCCACCATCTTTTACAGTaattatcatttttgtcaaaCGTCCCTGGTGGGAAACATGCATTTGAACGCATCAGCAGTATCTTATTTGGTGTAAGCGGTTGTGGATCCTTGGGATCGACACTTACCTGTGTgattggtctatcattcaatatTTTCTCAACTTCCGTGATAAGGGTGGACAGTGCTTCATCATTGAGAAGCTGTTCCCCAATGACAGACTTTAAAGCTCTTTTTGTTGCTTTAATAAGTTTTCCATACTCCACCATATGAGCGGCGTATGGTGGATTGAAATGCCATTTGATTTCATTTTGCTGAAAAAATCTAGACATACTTTGTTCGTTCCAAGAGTTGATAGATTCGTTTAACTCCCTTTCGCCGGCTACAAAATTCTTACCATTGTCGCTGAAAATCTTGTCGGACGTCCTCTACGGCTAATGAATCGCTGCAATGCACATAAAAACGAATCTGTATCTAGGCTGTGTGCAATTTCAAGGTGCACAGCTCTGCTTGTCAGACATGTAAGCAGACAACCATACCTTTTGTAATGTTTCCGACCTGATTTTACGAACATAGGTCCGAAATAGTCAACTCCTACATAGGTGAATGGCGGCATGTCCGGAGTGAGTCTTTCTTCTGGAAGATCGCTCATCTGTTGAACTTCCGGTCGTTGCAGCTGTCGTTTACACGTAATACACTGGCTAAGGACTGACTTCACAGTTTGCAGTCCGTGAATTATCCAATACTTTTGCCGCAATAAAGACAAAATATGTACCGGACCCATATGCGCATTCTGTTCGTGGTATTTCTGTATCAGGATTCTAGTCACGTGATGGCTACTTGGTAGAATGATTTGATGCTTGGCATCTACGTGCAGGTCGGACAATTCTACTCGCCCACCTACTCGCAAAACACCATCCTTTAATATAGGACATAGCCTTTTCAAAGAGCTCGAATTCGAAACTCGACTGTTAGCCTTCACTTCACACATTTCGTTTTCAAACGTCTGTGTTTGAACTAGTTTGAATATGGCCATCTGTGCCATTTGCATTTCCATCGCACTTAAGATTTTACTACTTACCCTGTTACGAAGACTTCGCCTTTTCGGCAGGAATTTTTGCATTAAAAGCCACTTGAAACGGAGTGGCCAACCGACTGCACTTTGTAGCTTATGCCAGTCGGAAAACTTACTTAGCAACGTACCCATGCTCGAATCACGCTTCACTTGTGTGTTTAGTACGCTAGCCTCAGGCTTGAGCTCTATGTCATCCTCGTGCAAGGTTATGTTACTTACCTTAGCTGGCCACTCTGCCTCGTTACCTTTAAGGAACTTCGGGCCAGACAACCATGTCTCAAGCCTTTCGTTCTCTTGCGGATCAATACCTCTTGACGCCATGTCGGCAGGGTTACTCTTAGAGGGTACATACCTCCAGTCATGTGGTGACGTCACCTCATGAATTACGGACCCGTCTGTTTGCAACAAAGG
Protein-coding sequences here:
- the LOC128557935 gene encoding uncharacterized protein LOC128557935, giving the protein MNGKGSRPLLQTDGSVIHEVTSPHDWRYVPSKSNPADMASRGIDPQENERLETWLSGPKFLKGNEAEWPAKVSNITLHEDDIELKPEASVLNTQVKRDSSMGTLLSKFSDWHKLQSAVGWPLRFKWLLMQKFLPKRRSLRNRVSSKILSAMEMQMAQMAIFKLVQTQTFENEMCEVKANSRVSNSSSLKRLCPILKDGVLRVGGRVELSDLHVDAKHQIILPSSHHVTRILIQKYHEQNAHMGPVHILSLLRQKYWIIHGLQTVKSVLSQCITCKRQLQRPEVQQMSDLPEERLTPDMPPFTYVGVDYFGPMFVKSGRKHYKRYGCLLTCLTSRAVHLEIAHSLDTDSFLCALQRFISRRGRPTRFSATMVRIL